Within Caminibacter pacificus, the genomic segment CCACTACCGTTACCATTAATGTTACAGCTATAAATGATTGTTTTACTTGTTGAGCTGTTGGAAAAATTACTTTGTTTAATTCTTCTTTTGCTTCTTTTACATAATTGATAAATTTTTTTATTTTATCCATAATTACCTCTTCCAAAAATTGGTTAGTGGCAGGGCAGGAGGGACTCGAACCCCCAACAAGCGGTTTTGGAGACCGCCGCTCTACCATTGGAGCTACTGCCCTAAGTGGAGCGGGCGACGGGACTCGAACCCGCGACCCTCAGCTTGGAAGGCTGACGCTCTAGCCAACTGAGCTACGCCCGCTCATTAGACCCTAACTTTATAGAGTCTAATGAAAGGGCAAAGAGCCCGAAATTAAAGTTTAGATTCTTTGTGAATAGTGTGTTTATTACACCATTTACAATATTTTCTAATCTCGAATTTCTCAGGATGTTTTCTTTTTTCTTTTGTTGTGTGGTAGTTAAATCTTCCACACTCAGTACATTTTAGATGAATAATTTCTCTCATCTTTATCCTTTAAAAAATAAGGGGAGAACCCTTATTCGATAATTTTAGTTACAACTCCCGCACCTACAGTTCTACCACCTTCTCTGATAGCGAATCTTGTACCTTCTTCAAGTGCGATTGGAGCGATTAATTCTACAGTTAATTTTACGTTATCACCAGGCATAACCATTTCTACACCTTCTGGTAATTGAATAGTACCAGTTACGTCAGTTGTTCTGATGTAGAATTGTGGTCTATATCCGTTAAAGAATGGTTTATGTCTACCACCTTCTTCTTTTGTTAATGCGTAAACTTCTGCTTCAAATTTTGTATGAGGTGTAATACTTCCAG encodes:
- the secE gene encoding preprotein translocase subunit SecE, whose amino-acid sequence is MDKIKKFINYVKEAKEELNKVIFPTAQQVKQSFIAVTLMVTVVALFLSLIDLIMSSILKVVL
- the rpmG gene encoding 50S ribosomal protein L33 — translated: MREIIHLKCTECGRFNYHTTKEKRKHPEKFEIRKYCKWCNKHTIHKESKL